The following coding sequences lie in one Mucilaginibacter sp. KACC 22773 genomic window:
- a CDS encoding MutS-related protein codes for MYYIIFTVLLLSIVLTISYIVSYFGRLRAKEKKLEKIKNKWAKPVNSKRNFDLIKIYLDEDITKGKITAVTSDDLDLKNVFNYIDRTNSKPGKQLLYKKLHFPETSLDNLLKLDAKVTALNADAPNREFLELELSKLNHSNAYQIPNLFLKTHTPLFAPVMALYVKIVPYLILTVIISLIVIPNPVSLIILGVLLGYNTIFHFASKKKTAGYSDSLPQLLIMHKVAVWLVKYANIGDTGDIKRCLVNLAGLRRSLTIVNFESELVVDSDSPGYAVFQFFKVLFLLEPHIYTNSINHIGKFRDDIEKVYNFVAEVDMLIAIQSVREGLPFYSKPEFISEDAKMEITDLFHPLIDNCVPNSLYTRADRGALITGSNMSGKTTFIKAIAINTLLAQTIFTSCAKAYKAPFLKIQTSIKITDSIEEQQSFFQAQAMAILNIVDSSSAAEEIKSLVIIDEIFRGTNTIERIAAAKSVLSYITANDNFVFVSTHDLELAELLDEDFAIYSFEDSKSGKTLVFDYKLKEGLLKSKNGIAILASMGYPESVIDDANIVSERMMLKYME; via the coding sequence ATGTATTACATCATTTTTACGGTACTACTTTTGTCTATTGTGCTAACAATTTCATACATAGTATCTTATTTTGGGAGATTGCGGGCTAAAGAAAAAAAACTGGAGAAAATCAAAAATAAATGGGCTAAACCGGTAAACTCTAAGCGCAATTTCGATTTGATAAAGATTTACCTGGATGAAGATATTACTAAAGGCAAAATAACAGCGGTAACCTCGGATGATCTTGACCTGAAAAATGTTTTTAACTATATAGACAGAACTAATTCAAAACCCGGAAAACAATTATTATATAAAAAACTACATTTTCCGGAAACATCACTTGATAATTTATTGAAACTTGATGCTAAGGTAACGGCCCTGAACGCGGATGCACCTAATCGCGAATTTTTGGAACTCGAACTTTCAAAGCTCAACCATAGTAATGCCTATCAAATTCCCAACTTATTTTTAAAAACGCATACGCCATTATTTGCACCTGTAATGGCTTTGTACGTTAAAATCGTGCCGTATTTAATTTTAACGGTAATTATTTCACTTATTGTTATACCTAACCCTGTTAGCCTGATTATATTGGGCGTTCTGTTGGGTTATAACACAATATTTCATTTTGCCAGCAAGAAAAAGACAGCTGGATATTCTGACTCACTGCCCCAACTGTTAATAATGCATAAAGTAGCCGTTTGGTTAGTTAAATATGCCAATATCGGCGATACAGGTGACATCAAAAGGTGCCTCGTAAATCTCGCCGGCCTGAGACGATCATTGACTATTGTGAATTTCGAAAGTGAGCTGGTGGTTGATTCGGACTCCCCTGGCTATGCGGTATTCCAGTTTTTTAAGGTGCTTTTTCTGCTCGAACCCCATATCTACACCAATTCAATAAACCACATTGGCAAATTCCGCGACGATATTGAAAAGGTGTACAACTTTGTAGCCGAGGTAGATATGCTGATAGCCATACAATCGGTAAGGGAAGGTTTGCCGTTTTATAGCAAGCCTGAATTTATCAGCGAGGATGCCAAAATGGAAATTACCGACCTGTTCCATCCTTTGATAGATAATTGTGTGCCTAATTCATTGTATACCCGGGCAGATAGGGGAGCTTTGATAACCGGCTCAAACATGTCGGGGAAAACTACATTCATTAAGGCAATAGCAATCAATACTTTGTTGGCCCAAACTATATTTACCAGCTGCGCCAAGGCTTACAAGGCACCATTCCTGAAAATACAAACCAGTATCAAAATAACAGATAGTATTGAAGAGCAACAAAGCTTTTTTCAGGCACAGGCGATGGCTATATTAAATATTGTTGATAGCAGCAGTGCTGCCGAAGAAATTAAAAGCCTGGTTATTATAGATGAAATTTTCAGGGGAACAAATACAATTGAACGTATTGCGGCCGCAAAATCGGTATTATCATATATCACAGCCAATGATAATTTTGTTTTTGTATCTACCCATGACCTTGAACTGGCCGAATTACTTGACGAAGACTTTGCCATTTACTCGTTTGAAGATTCCAAATCGGGCAAAACGCTGGTATTTGATTACAAATTAAAAGAGGGACTGCTTAAAAGCAAAAATGGTATTGCCATATTGGCCTCCATGGGCTATCCGGAATCTGTAATTGATGACGCCAATATTGTTAGCGAACGCATGATGTTGAAATATATGGAGTAG
- a CDS encoding chaperone modulator CbpM translates to MKTENLITVDEFCVYHNVEFTFITSLRQAGLVDVKEVDQTIFIPESELKKLQKIISLHELDINIAGIEAITHMLDRIEQMQENMRGLRNKLKLYEGE, encoded by the coding sequence ATGAAAACGGAGAATCTAATTACAGTCGATGAATTTTGTGTTTACCATAATGTAGAGTTCACTTTTATTACTTCATTGCGGCAGGCGGGGCTTGTTGATGTTAAAGAAGTTGACCAAACCATATTCATTCCCGAGTCGGAATTGAAAAAACTTCAGAAAATAATTAGCTTGCACGAGTTGGACATCAATATTGCAGGCATCGAGGCTATAACCCATATGCTTGACAGGATTGAGCAAATGCAGGAAAATATGCGTGGGCTTAGGAATAAGCTGAAACTGTATGAGGGGGAGTAG
- a CDS encoding PAS domain-containing protein, with protein sequence MKFSTAMCLCFLGVTTLLTQQSPKKNIRFALITLSIIVALFGLFGLLQDLLQFHVVTDQFFNGGNDTLTNTSYSYNSYATINTSICTLLLGLAFLLLGYKQQKIQLMGQYMLHVVTLISTVAIIGYLYGLSLFYKFSYVSSMPVHTASLFLGISIAASLLHPQYGFTNLFTGSRVGNQMARKLFLPLELIFVVLGFLRFKTQYNHLVTLEVSIYMLPLIMLVICLTIVALTAIWLNRIDEKRSAAENEVISINSSLEKRVAERSVELTALVNKLGESERRYRLLIEHASDAIYVLNFDNNFTEVNASMCKMTGYSREELLQLNLVNLIEPGHLKIDPIVLSPDELAEAVIKERRFLKKDGTSFDVEVNVKKFSDDRILVIARDITARKAMETELRLAELKFRTLAEKSMVGIYIVQKRKFTYVNPRFAQVFGYSQEELINAPSAAMVVSEQHRDIALEHIRARLAGEIDSIDYEAIGQRADGSLNWVEFYGNMVTINGEPTIIGSMIDITERKEAEELLRQSELKYKLLFDSNPLPMWMISKDDLSIIAANKAATRHYGYTIDEFLQMNARDLRIEEDWSAMVDSFNKNTSDSGDQGIFKHQRKNGSIINVQIITQDIVFNGRPVRLSLANDITEKIKSEELLRKSEANLQTILNTTDSAYALFDKNLRVLAYNTMAAKFIKTQYKHEQDGADLPADYFPIERFPQLEKFAGQVLTGHHVSYEIDYQQPNGDTMWYDVRLLPIIDSNDLILGLMISLYDITERKNAESDLKAAYERIHAQINSIKTMAWKQSHFMRSPVANLKGLAAMLKDDPGDATALAYVMLELDRLDAVIIEMANDAAIHED encoded by the coding sequence GTGAAATTTAGCACTGCAATGTGCCTGTGTTTTTTGGGAGTAACTACTTTATTAACCCAACAATCTCCCAAAAAGAATATCAGGTTTGCATTAATTACACTATCAATCATCGTTGCGTTGTTTGGCTTATTTGGTTTATTGCAGGACCTGCTGCAGTTTCACGTCGTTACTGATCAATTTTTTAATGGCGGCAATGATACCTTAACCAATACCAGCTACTCTTATAATAGCTATGCAACCATAAACACTTCTATTTGTACCTTGTTGTTAGGTTTGGCCTTTTTGCTGCTTGGTTACAAGCAACAGAAAATACAACTGATGGGGCAGTATATGCTTCATGTTGTTACACTTATTTCAACTGTTGCCATCATCGGTTATTTATATGGCCTGTCGCTGTTTTATAAGTTCAGCTATGTGAGTTCGATGCCGGTGCATACCGCATCGTTGTTTTTGGGGATTTCAATAGCAGCCTCGCTTTTGCATCCCCAATATGGCTTTACCAATTTGTTTACAGGTAGCAGGGTGGGTAATCAAATGGCCCGTAAGTTATTTTTACCGTTGGAACTGATATTTGTTGTTTTGGGTTTTCTTAGGTTTAAAACACAATATAACCACCTGGTTACACTTGAGGTTAGTATATATATGCTACCCCTCATCATGCTTGTCATTTGCCTTACCATAGTTGCTTTAACCGCAATATGGCTTAACCGCATAGATGAAAAACGCTCTGCGGCGGAAAATGAAGTTATTTCAATTAACAGTTCGCTTGAGAAAAGGGTAGCAGAACGATCTGTTGAACTAACAGCACTGGTAAACAAACTTGGCGAAAGTGAACGCCGGTACCGTTTGCTTATTGAACATGCTTCAGATGCCATATATGTGCTTAATTTCGACAATAATTTTACCGAAGTAAACGCCAGCATGTGCAAAATGACCGGTTACTCGCGTGAAGAACTTTTACAACTTAATTTAGTAAACCTGATTGAGCCCGGGCATCTTAAAATTGACCCCATTGTCTTGAGCCCGGATGAATTGGCTGAGGCAGTTATTAAAGAACGTCGTTTTCTGAAGAAAGACGGCACCAGTTTTGACGTAGAAGTAAACGTAAAAAAATTTTCAGACGACCGCATCCTGGTTATAGCCCGCGATATTACAGCACGTAAGGCAATGGAAACCGAGCTAAGACTTGCGGAACTAAAATTCAGAACTTTGGCCGAAAAATCAATGGTGGGCATCTACATTGTTCAAAAGAGGAAATTTACCTATGTAAATCCACGTTTTGCACAGGTTTTTGGCTATAGCCAGGAAGAGCTTATTAATGCCCCATCTGCAGCAATGGTTGTTAGCGAGCAACACAGGGACATCGCGTTAGAGCACATCCGTGCCCGGTTAGCAGGAGAGATTGACAGTATCGATTACGAGGCAATTGGCCAACGGGCAGATGGATCATTAAACTGGGTAGAGTTTTATGGTAACATGGTAACCATTAATGGCGAACCCACCATTATAGGATCAATGATAGATATAACAGAAAGGAAAGAGGCTGAGGAATTGCTGCGCCAATCTGAACTGAAATATAAATTGCTGTTTGATAGCAACCCATTACCCATGTGGATGATCTCGAAAGACGATCTTTCGATAATTGCTGCAAATAAAGCTGCAACAAGACACTACGGGTATACCATTGATGAGTTTTTACAGATGAATGCCAGGGATCTTAGAATTGAAGAGGATTGGAGCGCCATGGTTGATAGCTTTAATAAAAACACTTCTGACTCAGGAGATCAGGGTATTTTTAAACATCAAAGGAAAAATGGATCGATAATTAATGTTCAGATCATTACACAGGATATTGTATTTAATGGGCGGCCGGTGAGGCTATCATTGGCTAACGATATTACTGAAAAAATTAAGTCGGAAGAGTTACTGCGCAAATCAGAAGCTAACCTTCAAACAATTTTAAATACCACAGATTCTGCTTATGCGCTGTTTGATAAAAACCTGCGTGTACTGGCATATAATACGATGGCTGCGAAGTTTATAAAAACGCAATATAAGCACGAACAGGATGGCGCTGATTTGCCTGCAGATTATTTTCCCATTGAACGGTTTCCTCAGCTTGAAAAGTTTGCCGGCCAGGTGTTAACCGGACATCATGTAAGTTATGAAATTGATTACCAGCAGCCCAATGGTGATACGATGTGGTATGACGTAAGGTTGTTGCCAATTATTGACAGCAATGATCTGATATTGGGGCTTATGATATCGCTTTATGACATTACCGAAAGAAAGAATGCCGAAAGCGATCTGAAAGCTGCTTATGAACGGATTCATGCTCAGATAAACAGCATAAAAACAATGGCCTGGAAGCAATCTCACTTTATGCGCAGCCCTGTTGCCAATTTAAAGGGACTTGCAGCAATGCTTAAAGATGATCCGGGGGATGCCACGGCTTTAGCTTATGTTATGTTGGAACTTGACCGTCTTGACGCTGTAATAATTGAAATGGCAAATGATGCAGCCATCCATGAGGATTAA